The Candidatus Binatia bacterium sequence ACATCAGCGACCGACTGACCTACGCCCGAGACCTTGAAGCCGCACTAAGGCCGGGTGGACGCATCGCGATCATCGACTGGCAGAAGCGCGAGCTACCGGTCGGGCCCGAGGCTCCGCACAAGCTCCCGCGCGGGCACGTCCTGGAGGAGATGCAGCAGGCAGGCTACGAGCTCGTCGAAGAGCCGGACGTTCTGCCGTATCAGTACTTTCTGATCTTCCAGCAGACCGCGGGTGCAATGTGACGAGTCATGGGCGGAGCGCCGCCGCATGGCTCTTGGTTCTTTGGATGATGCCGCCACTTAGCGCGCTTTCCGAGGAAGCGGCCGAGCCGGCCGACATCGTTCTCCTCGGAGTATCGCGTCCTCAATCTGGGTATCCCTGGCAGCAACAGCGCGTAGCTTCGCAGCCGCTTTCGCGAGCACCTCGAGCGCTACCGGCCCGAACTCGTCGTTCTGTGGGTGGGCTTGAACAACTATTGGAACCGAGCGGCATCCGAGCCCTGGGCCGGGGCGAGTGTCCCGGCGCGCACTCTCCTCCAGCGCGCGATCGACAGCCTCCGGATCGTGCGCTTTCTTCACGTCTCCGAGCACCAGCGGGCCCTCCGTGAAGCGCAGCAAGTCCACCAGGCGGCTCGGGCAGTCCTTGCCGACTGGCCGACCTACGTAGCTCCCGAGGCGAAGAAGCCACTTCGGGCACTCGCCAAGGGAACCCAAGAGCACCATCTGCTCGGCCACCGGCACGTCCTGCGCGACGAGACTCGAACCGATGGAGACATGGCGGGCGATGAACTCACAGACGTAAACCGTCTCGATCTTCAATGGATGATGGAAGAGGCGCGCCAGGCGGACATGCCGGTAGTCGCCATCGCGTACCCGATCCCGGCCGACGCCACCGCGCGGCTACGACACCGACTCGAGGCCTCCGGTGCGCCGGTACCGAAGATGATCTACGCCACCGCGCATCCGACTCAAGCCCTCTACCATGCAGTCGGAGACATGGTGTTCGAGACGATCGAGCAACACCGCCTTCTTCCGCCTCCCCGCTGAGCCATGTTCCGCGGACACCGAGGATGGAACCGACGAACGGGTCGGCAGGTTCGTGGACTTCCTGGGGAGAAAGAAGAATGAGGCGTGTGGGGATTGAACCCACGACCCACGGCTTAAAAGGCCGTTGCTCTACCAACTGAGCTAACGCCTCAGGAGTCCGGAGGCTTACACATGGGCCCCCTGAGCGACAAGGGGCTCGAGCGGGGCGCTCAGAGCTTGAGGAGCCTCTCGAGCTTCTCCTGCACGAGGGCCGGATCGACGACCGGCTTCGCGAGGTAGTCGTTGCAGCCGTTCGCGAGTGCCTTCTGTTCGTCGCCCGCCATCGCCTGGGCCGTGAGCGCAATGATCGGAATGTCCTGGCCCTTGTCGAGATCGCGGATTCGCCGAGTCGCTTCCCAACCATCCATGACCGGCATCTTCAGGTCCATGAAGATGAGGTCCGGCGGGCTCTCTTCGACGGCCGCCACAGCCTCTGCACCATTGGCGGTCTCGACAATGTCGAAATCGCCGATCTTCTTCAGCCGGTACAAGAGGATACGGCGATTGTCCTCATTGTCCTCGACGACCAGAATGCGCTTGCGTGACATGAACGGTTCCTAAAACGGCGGATCGATCTGCAGACTCTGGGAAATCTCCGAAGCCCTCTTCCCAGGTCTGAGCTTGGCACCCCTGCCGAGCCTTTGCTAGCCCGGCGCCAATGCCCCCGATGCGAACGCGCTTCGCGCCGAGCCCCACCGGCGCCCTGCACGTGGGCGGCGTCCGGACGGCCCTCTTCTCCCAACTGATGGCTCGCCAGTCCGGCGGCGCCTTCGTCCTGCGGATCGAGGACACCGACCGGAAGCGGTCCGAAGAGCGTTTTACCGAGGGAATCCTCGAAGGCCTCAAGTGGCTCGCCCTCGATTGGGATGAGGGCCCGTTCCTCCAGAGTGAGC is a genomic window containing:
- a CDS encoding response regulator, coding for MSRKRILVVEDNEDNRRILLYRLKKIGDFDIVETANGAEAVAAVEESPPDLIFMDLKMPVMDGWEATRRIRDLDKGQDIPIIALTAQAMAGDEQKALANGCNDYLAKPVVDPALVQEKLERLLKL